A stretch of the Hippocampus zosterae strain Florida chromosome 18, ASM2543408v3, whole genome shotgun sequence genome encodes the following:
- the LOC127591004 gene encoding multiple C2 and transmembrane domain-containing protein 1-like isoform X2: MCWRPPCGTTTPDSGTTSLGGDCQLDLSTLTKEQTHHLELPLEESRGHLVLLVTLTGSAANPTTLPPDDLQDGGEILKSYGVLKSFSDMKDVGVVQVKVLRAEGLIAADVTGKSDPFCVVELDNERRQTQTVYKNLNPHWNKVFTFQVKDIHSVLEVTVLDEDRDRSADFLGKVAIPLLHARGGEQKRYVLKNKELKGRSQGVIFLEVYVVFNPVKAALRTLLPAEQKLIEDEPKVSKDLLYQNIVRVRRCVTVLFNFTSFINSCFQWESTQRSLIAFLVFVAVVWNFQVFMIPLALLLLLVWNLFLSRTRETTDTSMEAMLEWDEDDKEETESRGFLDKLNAIQDVFISVQNALDQVASYGERLKNVLNWTVPFLSCLAVAILCLLAFLLYLVPLRYLVLAWGINKFTKKLRDPYAVDSNELVNFLSRVPSDIQVMQYRELVVDVGQTPSKRKRTDPS; encoded by the exons ATGTGCTGGAGGCCACCGTGTGGGACCACGACACCGGACTCAGGGACGACTTCATTGGGCGGCGA TTGCCAGCTGGACCTGTCCACGCTAACCAAAGAGCAAACTCACCACCTGGAGCTTCCGTTGGAGGAGTCCCGGGGCCACCTGGTGCTGCTGGTCACACTGACGGGCTCCGCGGCCAACCCGACCACCTTGCCGCCTGACGACTTGCAGGACGGTGGCGAGATCCTCAAGAGTTAT GGGGTGCTGAAGTCCTTCTCGGACATGAAGGACGTGGGGGTGGTGCAGGTAAAGGTTCTGCGAGCAGAGGGCCTCATAGCGGCCGACGTGACTG GAAAGAGCGACCCCTTTTGTGTGGTGGAGCTCGACAATGAACGCCGACAGACGCAAACTGTCTACAAGAACCTCAACCCACATTGGAACAAAGTCTTCACTTT TCAGGTGAAGGACATTCACTCGGTGTTGGAAGTCACTGTGCTGGACGAGGACAGAGACCGCAGTGCCGACTTCCTGGGAAAAGTTGCCATCCCGTTGTTGCAC GCGCGAGGTGGCGAGCAGAAGAGGTACGTGCTGAAGAACAAAGAGTTGAAAGGTCGCAGTCAAGGAGTCATCTTCCTGGAGGTCTACGTCGTCTTCAACCCC GTGAAGGCGGCGTTGAGGACACTGTTGCCCGCTGAGCAGAAGTTGATCGAAGATGAACCCAAAGTGTCCAAAGAT CTGCTGTATCAGAACATCGTCCGCGTGAGGAGATGCGTCACCGTGCTCTTCAACTTCACCTCGTTTATCAATAGCTGCTTCCAGTGGGAATCCACGCAACGTAGCCTCATCGCGTTCCTG GTCTTTGTGGCGGTTGTATGGAACTTCCAAGTCTTCATGATACCGCTGGCGCTCCTGCTACTGCTCGTCTGGAATTTATTCCTCTCGCGGACCCGCGAGACTACCGACACG TCGATGGAGGCCATGTTGGAGTGGGACGAGGACGACAAAGAG GAGACGGAGTCCCGTGGCTTTCTCGACAAACTTAACGCCATCCAAGACGTCTTCATCAGCGTGCAGAACGCTTTGGACCAGGTGGCGTCCTACGGCGAGAGGTTGAAAAA tgtgcTAAACTGGACAGTGCCTTTCCTGAGCTGCTTGGCCGTGGCCATCTTGTGCCTTCTGGCCTTCCTGCTTTACCTCGTGCCGTTGCGCTACCTCGTGCTTGCTTGGG GTATCAACAAGTTCACCAAGAAATTACGCGACCCGTACGCTGTGGACAGCAATGAGCTCGTGAACTTCCTGTCACGCGTGCCGTCCGACATTCAGGTG ATGCAGTATCGCGAGCTGGTGGTGGACGTGGGTCAAACTCCGAGCAAGCGCAAGAGGACCGACCCCAGCTAG
- the LOC127591004 gene encoding multiple C2 and transmembrane domain-containing protein 1-like isoform X1 codes for MCWRPPCGTTTPDSGTTSLGGDCQLDLSTLTKEQTHHLELPLEESRGHLVLLVTLTGSAANPTTLPPDDLQDGGEILKSYGVLKSFSDMKDVGVVQVKVLRAEGLIAADVTGEKETRLKSKKERMLVFFTRLLSCSGKSDPFCVVELDNERRQTQTVYKNLNPHWNKVFTFQVKDIHSVLEVTVLDEDRDRSADFLGKVAIPLLHARGGEQKRYVLKNKELKGRSQGVIFLEVYVVFNPVKAALRTLLPAEQKLIEDEPKVSKDLLYQNIVRVRRCVTVLFNFTSFINSCFQWESTQRSLIAFLVFVAVVWNFQVFMIPLALLLLLVWNLFLSRTRETTDTSMEAMLEWDEDDKEETESRGFLDKLNAIQDVFISVQNALDQVASYGERLKNVLNWTVPFLSCLAVAILCLLAFLLYLVPLRYLVLAWGINKFTKKLRDPYAVDSNELVNFLSRVPSDIQVMQYRELVVDVGQTPSKRKRTDPS; via the exons ATGTGCTGGAGGCCACCGTGTGGGACCACGACACCGGACTCAGGGACGACTTCATTGGGCGGCGA TTGCCAGCTGGACCTGTCCACGCTAACCAAAGAGCAAACTCACCACCTGGAGCTTCCGTTGGAGGAGTCCCGGGGCCACCTGGTGCTGCTGGTCACACTGACGGGCTCCGCGGCCAACCCGACCACCTTGCCGCCTGACGACTTGCAGGACGGTGGCGAGATCCTCAAGAGTTAT GGGGTGCTGAAGTCCTTCTCGGACATGAAGGACGTGGGGGTGGTGCAGGTAAAGGTTCTGCGAGCAGAGGGCCTCATAGCGGCCGACGTGACTGGTGAGAAAGAAACAAGACTCAAATCAAAGAAGGAACGGATGTTAGTATTTTTTACGCGTTTGTTGTCCTGCTCAGGAAAGAGCGACCCCTTTTGTGTGGTGGAGCTCGACAATGAACGCCGACAGACGCAAACTGTCTACAAGAACCTCAACCCACATTGGAACAAAGTCTTCACTTT TCAGGTGAAGGACATTCACTCGGTGTTGGAAGTCACTGTGCTGGACGAGGACAGAGACCGCAGTGCCGACTTCCTGGGAAAAGTTGCCATCCCGTTGTTGCAC GCGCGAGGTGGCGAGCAGAAGAGGTACGTGCTGAAGAACAAAGAGTTGAAAGGTCGCAGTCAAGGAGTCATCTTCCTGGAGGTCTACGTCGTCTTCAACCCC GTGAAGGCGGCGTTGAGGACACTGTTGCCCGCTGAGCAGAAGTTGATCGAAGATGAACCCAAAGTGTCCAAAGAT CTGCTGTATCAGAACATCGTCCGCGTGAGGAGATGCGTCACCGTGCTCTTCAACTTCACCTCGTTTATCAATAGCTGCTTCCAGTGGGAATCCACGCAACGTAGCCTCATCGCGTTCCTG GTCTTTGTGGCGGTTGTATGGAACTTCCAAGTCTTCATGATACCGCTGGCGCTCCTGCTACTGCTCGTCTGGAATTTATTCCTCTCGCGGACCCGCGAGACTACCGACACG TCGATGGAGGCCATGTTGGAGTGGGACGAGGACGACAAAGAG GAGACGGAGTCCCGTGGCTTTCTCGACAAACTTAACGCCATCCAAGACGTCTTCATCAGCGTGCAGAACGCTTTGGACCAGGTGGCGTCCTACGGCGAGAGGTTGAAAAA tgtgcTAAACTGGACAGTGCCTTTCCTGAGCTGCTTGGCCGTGGCCATCTTGTGCCTTCTGGCCTTCCTGCTTTACCTCGTGCCGTTGCGCTACCTCGTGCTTGCTTGGG GTATCAACAAGTTCACCAAGAAATTACGCGACCCGTACGCTGTGGACAGCAATGAGCTCGTGAACTTCCTGTCACGCGTGCCGTCCGACATTCAGGTG ATGCAGTATCGCGAGCTGGTGGTGGACGTGGGTCAAACTCCGAGCAAGCGCAAGAGGACCGACCCCAGCTAG